The Sesamum indicum cultivar Zhongzhi No. 13 linkage group LG9, S_indicum_v1.0, whole genome shotgun sequence genome segment GGCATAGTAGCAGTAAAGGTGTGCCTTCTCTAAATCTGTATTGTGTCTGTCTCTCTATCCCTGGTTTTGTTATTCAGAACTTTTAGCTCCTGACCAGAAGGAACTTCTTAAAGCTTATTGAAACGCAAAACCAATATGCAGGTATATCCTACCCCAAAAATTGCAGTGCTTTCCACAGGCGATGAACTTGTTGAACCTACAAATGAGTCTCTAAAACGTGGTCAGGTAgtggaatttttttaatgatgttAATTTTACTGAGGCTTATCTAGGTTCCTTGCTAGTTTTTTGGCTGTCATGGGTATTAACAGGGCTTATCTCCATCAGCTTTTGGTCTAGCAGGCCATAGGTTAAGTGGACTAGTTGACTTGAGTAGTATAACGTTATTCCGTCGCAACAAAATCCTGTCATGTTGAAACTGAATATGGTGACCATGAGGAGGATTACACCAAGGCTGTGTTTCAGATAGATAAATGTTGTATAATTTTCTTCAGTTCTCTTTCTTATAGTTTGATTTCCTGGTCTATATCTCtgttgtttgtttgtttgcaCGTGTTCCTCCCTGTGTCAGTGGATGTCTTTGTATCCTTATGCCCCCAATTATCAATGAAGGATTCAAGTTGATAACTCCATGCTTGCTCATACATCTGACATTGCCATGATGCTTCTATGTTTCTGGAAAATCCAGTTTTTTCCTATCTGTAAATGCAGCTTAAGCTTATCTCTTTTGTGGTTTTTAGCAGCTGGCTCCTCTATTAGCTTGCCTCCCTTCTCCTATTCCCATCTTCCAAGGCAGTTGGTCTGTTGGTTGTTGTTTAGTTTGCTTTACAATGTTGCTTCGCTTTCTTTTACCTTCTGTTTGGTACTCAATCTCACTGGGTGGGAACTTGCAGGACTATAATGCATTATCAAATTGTAACTTGTTGAGTTTCTTTGTAGTGTATCCTAAACAGTAGATCAAGGTGTTCTGTTACTTCTGCAGATTAGGGACTCCAACCGTGCCATGATCCTTGCTGCTGCGGTTGAGCAGCAGTGTGAAGTTCTTGATCTTGGTATAGCTCAtgatgatgaaaaagaaattgaggggATTTTGGAGAGAGCATTTTCCAGTGGAATAGATATCCTTTTAACTTCTGGAGGAGTTTCAATGGGAGACAGGGATTTTGTTAAACCTTTACTTGAAAAGAAGGGAAGAGTATATTTTCATAAGGTAGTGCCTGCAATTCTCTGCTTCCTGATCTGCCTCCACTGCGATTTTACAGAGGCAAAATCATGGTGGAGGTGGCTTATCTTGATTATTTTTGTAGCTTGCTGTTAAATAGATATGCTTCCCTCTTCTTTCTTGTGCTTCAGAAGTTCATGGACCCCTAGAAAATACAGATTAAAAAATGCCTTTTTGGGCATGATCTTCAATTCAGGTTTGCATGAAACCAGGAAAGCCTCTTACGTTTGCCGAGATCCTTCCTGGATCAACTGAGGACAGAGCTGATACCAAGATTCTTGCTTTTGGTTTACCTGGAAACCCAGTTAGCTGCTTAGTCTGTTTCCATCTATTTCTGGTTCCTACAATTCGACATCTTTCAGGCTGGGCGCACCCTCACCTTCCAAGGTTTCTAGGAGTTGGAAGTCTTGTTCTGTTTCTACTTCATATCTCTATCTTGCCTCTTGATTCCGCATTCTTCGTTTACCACCTAGTTCATTCCATAAACTTATAGTGCTCTCTTATCCTTTTCATATACATTGGGTAGAGTACATGCTCGTCTTAAGCAGTCAATAATGGCAGATCGGGTCCGTCCAGAATTCCATCGTGCCACTGTCAGGTGGGAATTCAATGGTGTTACAGATATTTCGGGGTAAGAATTATCTCTTCTTTATCATTATTGCTTACCTGGTTGTCTGACTGGCTTGCCGCCTGCACATGATTTCTGTCTCTCTTCATGGGTTGTTGCATGCGTGGATAAGCATTACAAGTTTATGCAAATTCATCATTATTTCCAGTTTGTCCAACACTAGTTCTGCTTGATAGGATGgagacaaatttattttgctcTGTTGATGAGTGTCAGGTTTGTTGCTGAGAGCACTGGTAACCAAATTAGTAGCCGGCTTTTGAGTATGAAATCGGCAAATGCCTTGTTGGAAGTTCCACCCATGGGCAACCTGATCCCTTCTGGAACTTATGTGGTGGCAGTTATCATTTCTGATTTAATTGGTTTTACTGGGACTAGCAGTTTTCCATCATCAATTCCAGTCAGTATAACGCAAAGAAGTAATAGCAGCGATACAGTTGCGGGCAAGCATGAAGATTCTGAGTTTAAAGTGGCTATTCTTACTGTTAGCGACACGGTTGCATCAGGGGCGGGGCCTGATCGGAGGTACTTCTCATCTCATTATCTTATTCAGTTTTCATTAATGGGATAGTTCTCTGGGCATTGCACTTTGTAATTGTTAGTGGGTAATTTCTTACTAATTGGTGATACACTCctattatattgaattgcCCAGAGCATTTAGTTCTCGTCCTCATTCCTAAAATCCTACTGATGGTCCAACTTAATCCCTTATATAATGATCAGGtcatctctctttttctcagGCTACTTTGAACTCAactatgtatatttttattcttcccTCATTCCTAGTTTTTGGCTGAAGAAGAGCAGTTACATTTATATCTTACATAGATGGTGGAGCTGGGTAGATCTTAGTTTGCGCTCATCAATTTACTGGAAACAAACACTAAACAACTCTGCATATAACagttggaggaaaaattgatGAATGATAGATACAAATTATCTGTCAATGAAACTCCAAGTGAAAGGTTCTTCTG includes the following:
- the LOC105170977 gene encoding molybdopterin biosynthesis protein CNX1 isoform X2; the encoded protein is MILAAAVEQQCEVLDLGIAHDDEKEIEGILERAFSSGIDILLTSGGVSMGDRDFVKPLLEKKGRVYFHKVCMKPGKPLTFAEILPGSTEDRADTKILAFGLPGNPVSCLVCFHLFLVPTIRHLSGWAHPHLPRVHARLKQSIMADRVRPEFHRATVRWEFNGVTDISGFVAESTGNQISSRLLSMKSANALLEVPPMGNLIPSGTYVVAVIISDLIGFTGTSSFPSSIPVSITQRSNSSDTVAGKHEDSEFKVAILTVSDTVASGAGPDRSGPRAVSVVNSSSEKLGGARVAATAVVPDEIPKIKEALERWSDVDKMDLILTLGGTGCTPRDVTPEATKEVIQKETPGLLYVMMQESLKVTPFAMLSRSAAGIRGSTLIINMPGNPNAVAECMEALLPALKHALKQIKGDKREKHPRHIPHAQAAPTDTWERSYKLASGAAQETGCSCSH